From bacterium, a single genomic window includes:
- the tyrS gene encoding tyrosine--tRNA ligase codes for GKPLTVKAGFDPTAPDLHLGHAVLLRKMKHFQDFGHRVVFLIGDFTGMIGDPTGRSIARKPLTREEILANAETFKSQVFKILHPEKTVIDFNSRWLSQLGSEGFIKLCAKYTVSQILARDDFQKRMQNALPISLHELLYPIAQGYDSVMLHADVELGGTDQTFNLLVGRELQRQYGQEPQVIMTTPLLEGTDGVEKMSKSLGNYVGITESPTEMFGKLMSISDELMYRYYLLLTDLSLAQIDEIKQKHPREAKEDLAKRIITDFHSPEAAEDAASEFRKVFSQKQLPDEIEEISLKQGSYTILELLRLCDVVSSNSDSRRMIRQGAVTFMKSGEESQKIRDEKANLALEPGSDYILKVGTRRFKKIVVQ; via the coding sequence GGCAAACCGCTCACGGTCAAGGCGGGATTCGATCCAACTGCTCCGGATCTTCATCTGGGACACGCGGTTCTACTGCGCAAGATGAAGCATTTTCAGGATTTCGGTCACCGCGTGGTTTTTTTGATCGGCGACTTCACCGGTATGATTGGGGACCCTACCGGCCGATCCATCGCGCGAAAACCGTTGACGCGCGAAGAAATACTCGCAAACGCGGAGACGTTCAAATCGCAGGTTTTCAAAATTCTCCATCCTGAAAAAACGGTAATCGACTTCAACAGCCGCTGGCTTTCACAGCTTGGTTCAGAAGGATTCATAAAACTGTGCGCCAAATATACGGTTTCCCAGATTCTTGCAAGGGACGACTTCCAAAAGCGAATGCAAAATGCTCTACCGATCAGTCTCCATGAGCTCCTGTATCCAATCGCTCAGGGCTATGATTCTGTGATGCTGCACGCTGATGTTGAGCTGGGCGGCACCGATCAAACCTTTAATCTTCTGGTGGGACGGGAACTCCAGCGGCAATACGGACAAGAACCGCAGGTAATCATGACCACGCCGCTTCTGGAGGGCACTGATGGCGTAGAAAAGATGAGCAAATCACTGGGAAATTATGTTGGAATCACCGAATCACCCACCGAAATGTTTGGAAAACTCATGTCGATCAGCGATGAGCTGATGTACCGGTATTACCTGCTGCTTACCGATCTTTCGCTCGCACAAATTGACGAGATCAAACAAAAACATCCTCGCGAAGCGAAGGAGGATCTTGCAAAACGAATCATCACAGATTTTCATAGCCCGGAAGCTGCTGAAGATGCCGCATCGGAATTCCGAAAAGTTTTCAGCCAGAAACAACTTCCGGATGAAATCGAGGAGATTTCCTTGAAGCAGGGCTCTTACACTATTCTCGAGCTGCTCCGTCTATGTGATGTAGTTTCCAGCAACTCCGACTCTCGCAGAATGATACGCCAGGGAGCCGTCACATTCATGAAAAGTGGCGAGGAATCGCAAAAAATCAGAGATGAAAAAGCAAATCTAGCGCTTGAACCGGGATCGGACTATATACTTAAAGTGGGAACAAGACGATTCAAAAAGATTGTGGTGCAGTAG
- a CDS encoding DUF1232 domain-containing protein yields the protein MQKLIDFVRDVAEDKRIPLQNRIVLGGLLAYLLTPIDIVPDFVPILGWLDDAFVTLIILDYVFNSEDSELILQHYPWNKKHFEKMKVYVERLSWIVPDRVKRILFRHATRLAIAKKSADEIQPKSS from the coding sequence ATGCAAAAACTAATCGATTTTGTACGAGACGTCGCTGAAGATAAACGCATTCCTCTTCAAAACCGGATTGTATTGGGTGGACTACTCGCATACTTATTGACACCGATTGATATCGTACCCGATTTTGTTCCTATTCTCGGCTGGCTCGATGATGCGTTTGTAACGCTCATCATTCTGGATTACGTCTTTAACTCGGAAGATAGCGAATTGATACTTCAACATTATCCCTGGAATAAAAAACATTTCGAGAAAATGAAAGTCTATGTGGAAAGACTTTCCTGGATTGTTCCGGATCGTGTGAAAAGGATTTTGTTCCGGCATGCAACGCGTTTAGCGATTGCAAAAAAATCAGCAGACGAAATCCAGCCAAAATCGTCGTAA